One Synechococcus sp. Nb3U1 genomic window, AGCCGCGTCGGGTTCAAAGCCTGCATTTCGAACAGCGCCAGGATGTGCCGCATCTGCAACTCAGGCCGCACCGAGGTCACCCCCATCGCCACCACCAGACCGCAGTAGCCACCCGTATCCCGGCAGCGCCGTTCCCAGCGTTTGCGAGCCATGGAGTGAATCGGGTCATCCTCGGGAAATTCCCCAAACAGGTGCAGATCCTGATTTCCCGTTTGCACAATTTCTAGGTCGTAGCGATCACCATCAAAGGGATCCACCCCTGTGTTGAAACAGATTCCCTGTGGCCCTCCTTCTCCCTGCAAGTTTTGGATCAGCTGTTTTGCCTTTGGACGGGAGGTGCGCACAATCACAACGGGCAGCCCTTCTCCGCCCTCCACCAACTTGCTTTCGGGGAGGGGATGCAGTTGTCCCATCAGCCGGAGGGCTTCTACTGTTGTCCAGGGCAAAACTCCCAAACCCAACTGAGCTCCCTCCGGCACTAAGTCATCCCGCAATAGCGTGTGGGCGGTTGTCTCCGACTCCTCCTCCCCTAGCTCCAGCAGATCCGCTGCCAAATCGGGCAAGGCTCGCACCTGTACCGAGAGGGTACTTTCCTTCGTCTGATTTTTGGATTGAGGATTGGGAATGCGATATCGCCCTTGGCAGGCTTGAAAGTCTTGCTCCAATTTGTTGTGGTGTTGCTCGAGAAAGCGATGCAGCGCCTCCAGAGCCACCGTCAAAATCGCCGCCTCATCCTCCTGAACTGTAGAGCGCAAGCCCTCTAGAGGGTGGATGGTGCCGAAATTGGGCTCGATCTCATCGGGATCCAACTCCGCCAAGTCCAGATCCGGCAGCTCATTCAGGTCGGGATGACGAGCTTGGAAGGTGAGGTAGAGACAATCTTGCTTGAGGAAGGCTTCTTCCATCTCTTCAGGCGTATCCGGCTGGCCCGCATCCTGGCGAAACTGCTTGAGGGAATGCAGAGAACGGTAAAATAGCACCCCATACTCCATGCCCAGCCGCCCCATCACCGAAACATATAGGGTGTCCAGATCCCAGTGGTTCAGCTCGATAGCCAGAGCCTGATGATCTTCTAAATAGTCCCAGGGGGCATCTTGCCAGAGGGTAAGGGCTTTTTGGGTGAGCAAATCGGCATACTCTGCCGGTAGAGGGGGTGGGATCCGCTCATGGGCATCCTCAAAGCTTTGGAGAATTTCATCGATTAAGGGCAGCTCCGGCTGACATTCCACTTTGATATCCAGCTCGTGTAAAACTCCACGCAAGAAAAATTGCACCTCTCGATCCCGGACGATAATCTTTTGCGGACGGGCAGGCGAGGCGGAATGGGGACGCTCCATGGCCAGGATCAGGGTACGCACCATCGGCTCAATCCCCGAACCGAGGGGCACAACCTCCATCGCCCGCACCACCCCCTGAATGCCGTCCACCCAAAGGATGCACTCCCCTTCCGTGGCGCCAGGACTCATCTGGGATCCCATGCGGAGCCGTCCCGAGAGGCTGTGGCGATCCCCTTCCCACACCGATGGCACCTGAGGCAGCTTTTGTAGTCGACGAACTGTAGCGGCTGGGAGACCGGACATAGACATCCAAACATCCAAGAAAAAGCAGCAGAAGCACCCAACAGACCGGGCGAACACACCAAAATCATAAGGAGGAATGACCCACCCACTTTGGGAGCAAGATGACAGGATCCCGCCGCAGTTGATCTAACCACTAGTGTAGGAGCTGAGACCTCCTTCGGGGATAGAAGAACATTTGGCCAAAGTCCCTAGGAAAAAGTGATCCCAGCCCCAGGTTTGGATCCCTGGCAAACCTGTGCAACTTGTGCAACTGTTGTGAACCTCAAAGCTGATGGTCAGACTCGAACTGACGACCGCTCGATTACAAGTCGAGTGCTCTACCAACTGAGCTACACCAGCAATTTAGGCTTGTCGATTTTAGCATTCTCCTTCCTTCTCTGTAGACTGTAGCTCCCCGCACCAAAGCAGCCTTAGATTCTCGCCTGTGGTGCTCTGCGCTGATCTCCTGAAAAGGTCAGCCCGAGCTCATTTCAAGAGGTTGCCATTCATCCCTGCTGGTTAGTCAATACCCGGTTCTGAGCTATCAGGCCTGAGTGCCCTGTAAAAACACGCGATGCACCAAACCACTGACAATGGAAAGCACAATCGCCCCAACAAAGGCCCAGCCGAAGTTATCGATGTTGAAGGCATCTCCAGCTAGAACATCGGCAAGGGCCAGACAAATGCCATTCAGGATCAGCCAGAACAAGCCCAGGGTGAGGATCGTAATCGGCAGGGTGATCAACTGCAAAAACGGCTTCACCAGGCCATTCACCAACCCGATCACCAGAGCCGCCAACAAAGCGCCCCCAAACCCAGAGACATGGATCCCTGGCAAAAGCCAAGCCAGAATCATCACGCTCAGGGCAGACATCAGCCAGGTAGCCAACAGGGTTGCCATGTTTCCTCCTCTGCTAGGGTGCTTAGTCTGTGGTTGTTTCCAGCTCTATATTTCCAGTTCTATGCTAGCTGAGCCAGGTGTGGATCCCGTCCACTGCTCAGGGCTATAGGTTTGCAGGGCTAGAGCGTGGATGTTGATGCCCATCTGCTCCGCCAGGGCCCCATAGACCAAGCGGTGCTGCTGCAAAGTTGTTTTGCCCGCAAACAAAGGCGACACAATCTGTACCCGATAGTGCCCTCCGGCCCCTAAGGGATCCCGTCGCCCCCCATGGCCGGCATGGCGATGGGATTCATCCTCCACCTGCACATGAAGCGCTTGCAGTCGATCTACCAGGCATAGCCGCAGTTGTTCAGGAGTGATCATGCCCGCAGACTTCGAGGAGGGATCCTCTTCAAACGACAAACTACCTAGGACTGAACGGCTGTCCCAGCAAAAGCCGCTTCTAGCAGGGGGCGCAACTCATTGCGGGAGTGCATTTCTTGAACAATGTCGCAACCGCCCACAAACTCCCCATCGATGTACACCTGCGGGATGGTCGGCCAATTGGAAAATTCCTTGATGCCCTGGCGAATCTCGGGATCCTCGAGCACATTCACAGCCGCGTAGGGGAAGCCCAAACTATCGAAAACCCGCACCGTTGCATAAGAGAACCCACACTGGGGCATCTCTGGGGTGCCCTTCATGTAGATCAACACTTTGTTGGCGCGGATCTGGTCGCGGATTTTCTCTTCCAAAAGGGGATCCAGCATGGTGATCAAACCGGTTCAGCAACAGCAGGGGACAGGCAAGTCAAGCTCCTATCCTAATCTCATTCTCATCCACTTCTGACGAACGTCAACCGGTAAAACTCGGTTCCGTCCTTTCCCACACCCCTGCCTCCACCAAAAAATGTTAGAAGGAGAAGCAGTGGAGATATCTGACCAGAGGCCATTCATGCTAATGGAAGCCGAGCACTCGGTGGTCGAAGATCCCAGCCCAACTGCGTCCCCCGATGAGGGTACGCTTTCGTCTCCATCCCCCAAGCCGGGGTTCTGGCAAATGGTGAGGGAGGATATCAACTGCGTTTTCGAGCGGGATCCGGCGGCACGCAATCGCTGGGAAGTGATCTGCACCTATCCGGGGATCCACGCGCTATTTTTGCATCGGATTGCCCATTGTTTGTGGAAACGGCGCTGGTTTTTCTTAGCCCGGTTGCTCAGCTTTTTTGCCCGTTCCTTCACCTTGATCGAGATCCATCCGGCAGCTCAGATCGGGCGGCGCTTTTTTATTGACCATGGCTGTGGAGTGGTGATCGGCGAGACGGCGGAAATTGGCGATGATGTCACCCTCTACCATGGGGTTACTTTGGGGGGTACCTCTTGGGATAAAGGGAAACGCCACCCCACCCTAGAAAATGGCGTGATTGTGGGTACAGGGGCAAAGATCCTAGGGCCTGTTCGCATTGGCCAGGGATCCCGGATTGGGGCGAATGCAGTGGTAATTCAGGATGTAGCTGCCGAGATGACAGTGGTAGGGATCCCAGGGCGGGCGGTGATTCCGCCTCACCAACGACGTATTCCTGCCCATGGCATCGACCTCGATCACCATCTCATGCCTGACCCAGTGGGACGAGCCATCGAGCGTCTGCTGCACCGCATTCAAGATCTAGAAGCCCAAGTGGCCCACCTGAACCAAGAGCGGGAACAGGCTCGGCAAGAGCAAGTCAAGGGTGGCTCAGAGTATCCTTAGGCAAATCCCAAGGTATGCTGTGGGGGCGTTGGATACTGGCCTATTTCGGTATCTTTTGTAACTATGCTCTATTTTGGGTACCAAAAGGATGCCTTCTCAGGACTTCTCGTCGTTGGCCTTACTGAGTGTGTCTGACAAAACCGGGCTGATCCCCTTTGCTCAAGCCTTAGTCCAGGAGCATGGGTTCCAGCTGCTCAGCAGTGGCGGTACCGCCAAAGCCCTCTCGGAAGCAGGGATCCCTGTTACTCCCGTCTCCACCCATACCGGTGCACCCGAGATCTTGGGTGGGCGGGTCAAAACCCTCCATCCCCGTATTCACGGCGGCATTTTGGCCCGCTTGGAGCGTAGTGATGACCAAGAAGATTTAGATTCGTTGGGGATCCCGCCCATTACGCTGGTGGTAGTGAATTTTTATCCGTTTGAAGAAACCGTGGCCCAAGCGAGCGTTTCGCTGGCGGAAGCCACTGAGCAAATTGACATTGGTGGCCCGACGTTGGTACGAGCAGCCGCCAAAAATTATGCTCACGTCACAGTGCTGACGGATCCGGCCCAATACCCGCAGTATTTACAGCTATTGTCTAGTGCTCGTGGCGAACCCGAACGGTTGGCGTTTCGCTTCGAGTGTGCCCGGTGTGCCTTCAAGCAGGTGCTGGCCTATGATCGCGCCATTGCCAACTATCTGGCCCGTCCAGAATTGATCCAACAACTGCAACCTCAATCGGATCCCCCCACTGAGGGTACTTTTCAACTGCAAGGGATCCCTCGGCAAACCCTGCGTTACGGCGAAAATCCTCACCAAGCCGCCACTTGGTATGTTGTGGATGCCGCTGCTCCTGGCTGGCACAAAGCCAAACAACTGCAGGGTAAGGAACTGAGCTACAACAACCTGCTAGATTTGGAAGCCGCCCGCGCCATCATCGCCGAATTTGGCCCAGGCCAAGGTGATCCAGAACTTGGGGCACAAGCTGTGGCCGCGGTGGTCAAACACAACAACCCCTGTGGCGTCGCCCTGCGGCCCTCCTTGGCGGCGGCCTTTAGCGCTGCTTTTGCTGCCGACTCGGTCTCTGCCTTCGGGGGCATCGTCGCCCTCAATCAAACCCTGGATCGCGAGACCGCCCACCTGCTGGTGGAACCTTTCTTAGAATGTGTGGTGGCCCCCGACTGCACCCTGGAAGCAGCCGAGCTGCTCTCTGTCAAAAAGAATTTGCGGGTTTTGCTCCTACCCGATTGGCAGGTGGAACCTGCCCAGACGATCCGCACCTTGGCTGGGGGTTTTTTGGTACAAGATGCTGACCTACCCCAGGGATCCGGCACTCAACAGTCTTGGCGAGTGGTGACAGAACGGCAACCCACCCGAGAGGAATGGGCCGAGTTGGAGTTCGCCTGGAAAGTTTGCAAACATGTCAAATCCAATGCTATCGTCATCGCCAAGCAAGGGCAAACGGTGGGCATTGGGGCTGGGCAGATGAACCGAGTCGGAGCCGTAGAAATTGCCCTTAAACAAGCGGGATCCGAAGCCTCTGGAGCCGTGCTGGCCAGCGATGGATTCTTCCCCTTTGCCGATAGTGTCGAGGTGGCCGCCCAATCCGGGATCCGCGCCATTATTCAACCGGGGGGAAGCATTCGGGATCCCGACTCGATTGCGGCCGCCAATGCTGCAGATATTGTCATGATTTGCACCGGTATTCGCC contains:
- the grxD gene encoding Grx4 family monothiol glutaredoxin, producing the protein MDPLLEEKIRDQIRANKVLIYMKGTPEMPQCGFSYATVRVFDSLGFPYAAVNVLEDPEIRQGIKEFSNWPTIPQVYIDGEFVGGCDIVQEMHSRNELRPLLEAAFAGTAVQS
- a CDS encoding BolA family protein, translated to MITPEQLRLCLVDRLQALHVQVEDESHRHAGHGGRRDPLGAGGHYRVQIVSPLFAGKTTLQQHRLVYGALAEQMGINIHALALQTYSPEQWTGSTPGSASIELEI
- a CDS encoding DUF6930 domain-containing protein, which encodes MSGLPAATVRRLQKLPQVPSVWEGDRHSLSGRLRMGSQMSPGATEGECILWVDGIQGVVRAMEVVPLGSGIEPMVRTLILAMERPHSASPARPQKIIVRDREVQFFLRGVLHELDIKVECQPELPLIDEILQSFEDAHERIPPPLPAEYADLLTQKALTLWQDAPWDYLEDHQALAIELNHWDLDTLYVSVMGRLGMEYGVLFYRSLHSLKQFRQDAGQPDTPEEMEEAFLKQDCLYLTFQARHPDLNELPDLDLAELDPDEIEPNFGTIHPLEGLRSTVQEDEAAILTVALEALHRFLEQHHNKLEQDFQACQGRYRIPNPQSKNQTKESTLSVQVRALPDLAADLLELGEEESETTAHTLLRDDLVPEGAQLGLGVLPWTTVEALRLMGQLHPLPESKLVEGGEGLPVVIVRTSRPKAKQLIQNLQGEGGPQGICFNTGVDPFDGDRYDLEIVQTGNQDLHLFGEFPEDDPIHSMARKRWERRCRDTGGYCGLVVAMGVTSVRPELQMRHILALFEMQALNPTRLGLGPMVRISRQFHLP
- the cysE gene encoding serine O-acetyltransferase, which produces MLMEAEHSVVEDPSPTASPDEGTLSSPSPKPGFWQMVREDINCVFERDPAARNRWEVICTYPGIHALFLHRIAHCLWKRRWFFLARLLSFFARSFTLIEIHPAAQIGRRFFIDHGCGVVIGETAEIGDDVTLYHGVTLGGTSWDKGKRHPTLENGVIVGTGAKILGPVRIGQGSRIGANAVVIQDVAAEMTVVGIPGRAVIPPHQRRIPAHGIDLDHHLMPDPVGRAIERLLHRIQDLEAQVAHLNQEREQARQEQVKGGSEYP
- a CDS encoding phage holin family protein — encoded protein: MATLLATWLMSALSVMILAWLLPGIHVSGFGGALLAALVIGLVNGLVKPFLQLITLPITILTLGLFWLILNGICLALADVLAGDAFNIDNFGWAFVGAIVLSIVSGLVHRVFLQGTQA
- the purH gene encoding bifunctional phosphoribosylaminoimidazolecarboxamide formyltransferase/IMP cyclohydrolase, giving the protein MPSQDFSSLALLSVSDKTGLIPFAQALVQEHGFQLLSSGGTAKALSEAGIPVTPVSTHTGAPEILGGRVKTLHPRIHGGILARLERSDDQEDLDSLGIPPITLVVVNFYPFEETVAQASVSLAEATEQIDIGGPTLVRAAAKNYAHVTVLTDPAQYPQYLQLLSSARGEPERLAFRFECARCAFKQVLAYDRAIANYLARPELIQQLQPQSDPPTEGTFQLQGIPRQTLRYGENPHQAATWYVVDAAAPGWHKAKQLQGKELSYNNLLDLEAARAIIAEFGPGQGDPELGAQAVAAVVKHNNPCGVALRPSLAAAFSAAFAADSVSAFGGIVALNQTLDRETAHLLVEPFLECVVAPDCTLEAAELLSVKKNLRVLLLPDWQVEPAQTIRTLAGGFLVQDADLPQGSGTQQSWRVVTERQPTREEWAELEFAWKVCKHVKSNAIVIAKQGQTVGIGAGQMNRVGAVEIALKQAGSEASGAVLASDGFFPFADSVEVAAQSGIRAIIQPGGSIRDPDSIAAANAADIVMICTGIRHFLH